From a single Miscanthus floridulus cultivar M001 chromosome 8, ASM1932011v1, whole genome shotgun sequence genomic region:
- the LOC136475059 gene encoding beta-1,3-galactosyltransferase pvg3-like, which produces MPSPPQPPPRNSLKSFMGNGNHAPLQVGVKQRHGGGGFPRLSASSKALVLLPLLLLAFIFLFVYPKEFELQAMLSACGPPAAEPAVVRKPDFRLLIGVLTRADLYERRHMLRMVYGLQLASPEEPLAAHVDVRYVFCRLYKDDQRVLVPLEILVHDDVIVLDGCEENLNGGKTYTFLSTVARLYADEPYDYVMKADDDIFLRLPQLVASLGGMPRDDMYYGATIPCDSMDPFREYMAGMAYALSWDLVQWIATSDVARNHSVGTEDMLTGMWLRLGDKGKNRFNAKPAIHDYLNPVPVDQCEHEFMPSTIGVHRLKSNPRWAEALKYFNFTAGLKPSKSYKID; this is translated from the coding sequence ATGCCGtcaccgccgcagccgccgccgagGAATTCTCTCAAGTCGTTCATGGGCAACGGCAATCACGCGCCCCTGCAGGTCGGCGTGAAACagaggcacggcggcggcggcttccccAGGCTGTCTGCCTCCAGCAAGGCGCTGGTCCTGCTGCCGCTCCTGCTCCTGGCCTTCATCTTCCTCTTCGTGTACCCCAAGGAGTTCGAGCTGCAGGCGATGCTGAGCGCGTGCGGCCCGCCCGCAGCGGAGCCGGCGGTGGTCCGGAAGCCCGACTTCCGGCTGCTCATCGGCGTGCTGACCCGCGCGGACCTGTACGAGCGGCGGCACATGCTGCGCATGGTGTACGGGCTGCAGCTCGCGTCGCCGGAGGAGCCCCTCGCGGCGCACGTGGACGTCCGCTACGTCTTCTGCCGGCTGTACAAGGACGACCAGCGCGTGCTGGTGCCGCTCGAGATCCTCGTCCACGACGACGTCATCGTGCTCGACGGCTGCGAGGAGAACCTCAACGGCGGGAAGACGTACACGTTCCTGTCCACGGTGGCGCGGCTCTACGCCGACGAGCCGTACGACTACGTGATGAAGGCCGACGACGACATCTTCCTCCGGCTGCCGCAGCTGGTGGCGTCGCTGGGCGGGATGCCCCGGGACGACATGTACTACGGCGCCACCATCCCGTGCGACAGCATGGACCCGTTCCGGGAGTACATGGCCGGCATGGCCTACGCGCTGTCGTGGGACCTCGTGCAGTGGATCGCCACCTCCGACGTGGCGCGCAACCACAGCGTGGGCACGGAGGACATGCTCACCGGAATGTGGCTCAGGCTCGGGGACAAGGGGAAGAACCGCTTCAACGCCAAGCCGGCCATCCACGACTACCTCAACCCCGTGCCCGTGGACCAGTGCGAGCACGAGTTCATGCCCAGCACCATCGGCGTGCACAGGCTCAAGAGCAACCCGAGGTGGGCGGAGGCGCTGAAGTACTTCAACTTCACGGCAGGGCTCAAGCCGTCCAAGTCCTACAAGATCGACTAA